In Flavobacteriaceae bacterium, the following proteins share a genomic window:
- a CDS encoding sugar transferase, producing the protein MSSTKGIHFEISERKILLRLFDILFSLGGLQFICYTFSFNYFSISIENWTWTFILILYITVFGTIFELYDLQKSSKLDSAFKTITLTISVTTLFYFLTPILTPSLPEKRIEIFYFYLTIIASIFIWRFLYVTFIVSPRFYKRVVVIGEISNIDAIIKTINESDPNYKIVGFVNSEPPHQYAIRFNGIKEYWPGKLVEAIQKENINEIVVAIYNSENITPEIYNELTTLLEKGFKIREYTQVFEEITKRVPVQFVGKDFYRYFPFSRSNQNKLYMIYHRFMDIIVSLIGIVLGIILLPFIFIGNLIGNKGALIYTQVRIGKDGEPFTVYKYRTMIPNAESSGAKWADKNDSRVTSFGRFLRKSRLDEIPQFVNVLLGDMSIIGPRPERPFFVKELSQIIPFYETRHSIKPGLSGWAQVNTNYGSTVEDSLTKLQYDLYYIKHRSFFLDLNIIVKTLSTVIHYRGQ; encoded by the coding sequence ATGTCTTCTACAAAAGGAATCCATTTCGAAATTTCTGAACGTAAAATACTCTTACGCCTTTTCGACATCCTTTTTAGTTTAGGAGGATTACAGTTTATCTGTTATACATTTTCGTTTAACTATTTTTCTATTTCAATTGAAAATTGGACTTGGACATTTATTCTAATACTATATATAACTGTTTTTGGGACTATTTTTGAATTATATGATTTACAGAAATCTAGTAAATTAGATTCTGCTTTTAAAACCATCACACTTACAATATCAGTTACCACTCTATTTTATTTTTTAACCCCTATATTAACACCTTCATTGCCTGAAAAGCGAATAGAAATATTTTATTTTTACTTAACAATAATCGCTTCAATTTTTATATGGAGATTTTTATATGTTACGTTTATTGTATCACCTCGATTTTATAAAAGAGTTGTAGTTATTGGAGAAATATCTAATATTGATGCAATTATAAAAACGATAAACGAATCGGATCCTAATTATAAAATTGTAGGCTTTGTAAATAGTGAACCGCCACATCAATATGCGATTAGGTTTAACGGAATTAAGGAATATTGGCCTGGAAAGCTAGTTGAAGCTATACAAAAAGAGAATATAAATGAAATAGTAGTAGCAATTTACAATTCGGAGAATATTACTCCAGAAATCTATAATGAATTAACTACTTTACTCGAAAAAGGTTTTAAAATTAGAGAATATACTCAAGTATTTGAAGAAATAACCAAGCGAGTGCCTGTACAATTTGTAGGCAAAGATTTTTATAGATACTTCCCGTTTAGTAGGAGTAATCAAAATAAATTATATATGATATACCATAGATTTATGGATATTATAGTTTCTTTAATCGGAATTGTTTTAGGAATAATTCTTCTTCCTTTTATTTTTATAGGAAATTTAATTGGAAACAAAGGTGCACTTATATATACTCAAGTTCGAATAGGTAAAGATGGAGAACCATTTACAGTTTATAAATATAGAACGATGATTCCTAATGCAGAATCTTCTGGGGCCAAATGGGCAGATAAAAATGATTCGCGTGTAACTTCTTTTGGTCGTTTTTTAAGAAAATCTAGATTAGATGAAATTCCACAATTTGTAAATGTACTACTTGGTGATATGAGTATTATTGGTCCAAGACCGGAAAGACCATTTTTTGTAAAGGAATTATCTCAAATTATTCCATTTTATGAAACTAGGCATAGTATAAAACCAGGATTATCTGGATGGGCTCAAGTGAATACAAATTATGGATCAACTGTAGAAGATAGTTTAACAAAACTACAATATGATTTATACTATATTAAGCATCGAAGCTTCTTTTTAGATCTTAATATTATAGTAAAAACGCTAAGTACCGTAATTCATTATAGAGGTCAATAA
- a CDS encoding glycosyltransferase, producing the protein MKKNLLYIGNKLVSKGKTITTIEVLSELLEKDDYIITTVSNKSNKILRLLDMLFTIFKHRKIVDYVLIDTYSTQNFYYAVLCSLLCKKLNLKYIPILHGGNLPNRLKNNRKLSDLIFKNAHINVAPSLYTKSIFEKKGYVNVKSIPNTIEIDNYKFIEREIQPIKLLWVRSFSDIYNPILAIKVVERLKVLGEKVSLCMIGPDNDGSLTKTINLARKLDVDVEFTGGLTKKEWIEKSKQYNVFINTTNFDNMPVSVIEAMALGLPVVTTNVGGIPYLISNEINGILVNKNNVTEMANAILKLKNNKRVTKNITKKARARVEQFDWNKAKLLWNELLK; encoded by the coding sequence ATGAAAAAAAATCTCCTTTACATAGGAAACAAATTAGTAAGTAAAGGAAAAACCATTACAACTATAGAAGTTTTAAGTGAACTTTTAGAGAAGGATGATTATATAATTACCACAGTATCTAATAAATCTAACAAAATACTAAGATTACTGGATATGTTATTTACAATCTTTAAACATCGTAAAATTGTAGATTATGTGTTAATTGATACTTATAGCACACAAAATTTTTATTACGCAGTATTATGTAGTTTATTATGTAAAAAACTAAACCTTAAATATATTCCAATACTACATGGAGGTAATTTACCTAATCGTTTAAAGAATAATAGAAAACTTTCTGATTTAATTTTTAAAAATGCACATATTAACGTAGCTCCTTCATTATACACAAAATCGATATTTGAAAAAAAAGGATATGTTAATGTAAAATCTATTCCAAATACAATTGAGATTGATAATTATAAATTTATAGAGAGAGAAATTCAACCTATTAAATTACTCTGGGTGCGCTCGTTTTCAGATATTTATAATCCGATATTAGCAATAAAAGTTGTAGAGCGTTTAAAAGTATTAGGAGAAAAAGTAAGTTTATGCATGATAGGCCCTGATAATGATGGCTCACTTACAAAAACTATAAATTTAGCTAGAAAACTTGATGTCGATGTTGAGTTTACAGGAGGTTTAACTAAAAAGGAGTGGATTGAGAAATCTAAACAATATAATGTGTTTATAAATACAACAAACTTCGATAATATGCCTGTTAGTGTAATTGAAGCTATGGCACTAGGGTTACCTGTAGTAACAACAAATGTTGGCGGAATTCCGTATTTAATTTCAAATGAAATCAATGGAATATTAGTAAATAAGAATAATGTTACAGAGATGGCGAATGCAATTTTAAAGTTAAAGAATAATAAAAGGGTTACTAAAAATATAACAAAAAAAGCAAGAGCAAGAGTTGAGCAATTTGATTGGAATAAAGCTAAGTTGTTGTGGAATGAGTTATTAAAATAA
- a CDS encoding glycosyltransferase, whose translation MRVLQLIDSLQAGGTERMAVNIANELSMFSDVEASYLCVTREEGLLKRDINKSVNYLFLNKKTTIDIKAILQFNKFIKKESIEIIHAHSTSFFLATIIKIMNKNVKLIWHDHYGNSEFLEQRKTYVLKFCSKYFSHIFSVNSKLEVWARKRLKAPKVSYLSNFVVKGNDKKETTLLGASEKRIIHLANLRPQKDHSTLIKAFNKVIKKRPDWTLHCVGKDFNDIYSKKIKTIIKELHLEKHVYLYGSKFDIPHILSQGQIGVLSSNSEGLPLTLLEYGLGELPVISTKVGECDKVISNSLEGILIDSENTNDLSIAILRLIDNFSEREKLGKNLYHKIINEFSSESIINLLIANYKQ comes from the coding sequence ATGCGAGTATTACAACTAATAGATTCTTTACAAGCTGGGGGGACTGAACGTATGGCAGTAAATATAGCTAATGAATTATCAATGTTTTCTGATGTTGAAGCATCCTATTTATGTGTTACTAGAGAAGAAGGTTTATTAAAACGTGATATTAATAAAAGTGTAAATTATCTTTTCTTAAATAAGAAAACTACTATAGATATTAAAGCTATTTTACAGTTTAATAAGTTTATAAAAAAAGAATCTATTGAAATAATTCATGCGCATTCCACATCATTTTTTTTGGCAACTATAATAAAAATAATGAATAAGAATGTAAAACTAATATGGCATGATCATTATGGTAATAGTGAGTTTTTAGAACAAAGAAAAACATATGTCTTAAAATTTTGTTCAAAGTATTTTTCTCATATTTTTAGTGTTAACTCCAAATTAGAAGTATGGGCGAGAAAACGTTTAAAAGCTCCAAAAGTATCTTATCTATCAAACTTTGTAGTTAAAGGAAATGACAAAAAAGAAACGACATTATTAGGCGCTTCTGAAAAACGCATTATACATTTAGCAAACTTAAGGCCTCAAAAAGATCATTCAACCTTAATTAAAGCATTTAATAAAGTAATTAAGAAACGACCAGATTGGACATTACATTGTGTAGGAAAAGATTTTAATGATATATATTCAAAAAAGATTAAAACTATAATAAAAGAATTACATCTAGAAAAACATGTATACTTATATGGAAGTAAATTCGATATACCTCATATACTATCTCAAGGCCAAATAGGAGTTTTGTCATCGAATTCTGAAGGATTACCATTAACACTTTTAGAATATGGATTAGGGGAGTTACCGGTAATTTCAACTAAGGTGGGAGAGTGTGATAAAGTTATAAGTAATTCACTTGAAGGAATCTTAATCGATTCAGAAAACACTAATGATTTATCAATAGCAATATTGAGGCTAATTGATAATTTTTCAGAACGAGAAAAATTAGGAAAGAACTTATATCATAAAATCATAAATGAGTTTAGTAGTGAATCGATAATAAATCTATTAATAGCTAACTATAAACAATGA
- a CDS encoding phosphatidylserine synthase, whose protein sequence is MIKHIPNFITLLNLFCGSIAVLFAVNGNMIATALFVFLGIFFDFFDGLLARKLKVQSELGLQLDSLADMITSGLVPGLVMFHLLSLTINDFSLIEDSNQWTETMHWIGFKVKLLPLIGLLITLASAYRLAKFNIDENQTDSFIGLPTPANTILILSLPLILEFQNNHTIALIINNQWVLIGLTLLSCYLLNAKIKLIALKFKTWAFKDNISRYMLILLSIILLAIFQFAAIPLIILLYIIISLLNK, encoded by the coding sequence TTGATTAAGCACATTCCAAACTTTATAACGTTATTAAATTTATTTTGTGGAAGCATAGCTGTTTTATTTGCTGTAAATGGAAATATGATAGCAACAGCATTATTTGTGTTTTTAGGGATATTTTTTGATTTTTTTGATGGTTTATTAGCTCGAAAATTAAAAGTACAAAGTGAATTAGGGCTGCAGTTAGATTCATTAGCAGATATGATAACTAGTGGTTTAGTTCCTGGACTTGTAATGTTTCATTTATTAAGTTTAACTATTAATGATTTTAGTTTAATTGAAGACTCTAACCAATGGACAGAAACAATGCATTGGATTGGTTTTAAAGTAAAACTTTTACCATTAATAGGTTTACTGATTACATTGGCTTCTGCCTACAGGCTTGCAAAATTTAATATAGATGAAAATCAAACGGATTCATTTATAGGTTTGCCAACTCCAGCAAATACGATATTAATTTTATCATTGCCTTTAATTTTAGAATTTCAAAACAATCATACTATTGCTTTAATCATAAACAATCAATGGGTTTTAATTGGATTGACTTTATTAAGTTGCTATTTATTAAATGCAAAAATTAAACTCATTGCTCTAAAATTTAAAACATGGGCATTTAAAGATAATATATCAAGATACATGCTGATTTTATTATCGATTATCTTGTTAGCAATATTTCAATTTGCAGCAATACCTTTAATTATTTTATTATATATAATCATTTCTTTATTGAATAAATAA
- a CDS encoding DUF4105 domain-containing protein, with protein sequence MKTKLLVLLFFITLNITAQARQLSQQAEISVLTIGPGNGFVDSFGHSGFRVKDRNIDIVFDYGRYDFDAPNFILKFARGKLNYKLGLGYFSDFYNSYVRQNRTIQSQVLNLTQSQKQQLFNFLVENEKPENRYYLYDFFYDNCASIIRDVITEEVDNPIVFNIPNDFKQQTFRELIRSHLNQNSWGSLGIDIALGSVIDKTATLEEHMFLPNYIHVFFENATYKNSGEPLVRTNTVLFKSIDKPTESTFITSPLMIFGILSLIILWITYRDHKTQKRTRILDVILFITTGLIGIFILLLWFATDHTATAQNYNLLWAFALNIFILKQVWSKHPKNWFIKYLKFLVIAFSLLVLHWIIGIQAFAIGLIPFLIALFIRYIYLIKHFSINNN encoded by the coding sequence ATGAAAACAAAGTTACTAGTACTATTATTTTTTATCACTCTTAATATAACTGCTCAAGCTAGACAATTATCTCAACAAGCAGAAATTAGTGTTCTTACCATTGGTCCTGGTAACGGGTTTGTAGATTCTTTTGGGCATAGCGGATTTAGGGTAAAAGATCGTAATATAGATATTGTATTTGATTATGGTCGTTATGACTTTGATGCGCCTAACTTTATTTTAAAATTTGCTAGAGGTAAGTTAAATTATAAATTAGGACTTGGTTATTTTTCAGATTTTTATAATTCTTATGTGCGTCAAAATCGCACGATTCAATCTCAGGTTTTAAATTTAACTCAATCTCAAAAACAGCAATTATTTAATTTTTTAGTTGAAAATGAAAAACCTGAAAATCGCTATTATCTTTACGATTTTTTTTATGACAACTGTGCTTCTATTATAAGAGATGTAATTACTGAAGAAGTTGACAATCCTATAGTTTTTAATATTCCTAATGATTTTAAACAACAAACATTTAGAGAATTAATTCGTAGTCATCTTAACCAAAATTCATGGGGGAGTCTTGGTATTGATATTGCATTAGGTTCTGTAATAGATAAAACTGCAACTCTTGAAGAACATATGTTTTTACCTAATTATATTCATGTTTTTTTTGAGAATGCAACTTATAAGAATTCTGGAGAACCACTTGTAAGAACAAATACTGTTTTATTTAAATCGATTGACAAACCTACAGAAAGTACTTTTATTACTAGTCCATTGATGATATTCGGAATTCTAAGTTTGATTATTTTATGGATTACCTACAGAGATCATAAAACACAAAAACGAACCAGAATTCTAGATGTTATTTTATTTATCACTACAGGTCTTATAGGTATTTTTATATTATTACTCTGGTTTGCTACAGACCATACCGCTACAGCACAAAATTATAATTTACTATGGGCATTTGCTTTAAATATATTTATCCTTAAACAAGTATGGAGTAAACACCCTAAAAATTGGTTTATTAAATATTTAAAATTTTTAGTAATTGCATTTTCCTTATTAGTGTTACATTGGATTATTGGTATACAAGCATTTGCTATTGGGTTAATCCCATTTTTAATCGCTTTGTTTATAAGATATATTTACCTTATTAAACATTTTTCTATAAACAATAATTAA
- a CDS encoding O-antigen ligase domain-containing protein has protein sequence MNIFKSYNYLVLIGIHICIGLGIYLVDSLSKIYFLAILVLGIMNIFNSKPKKKHIYVLMACAYIAGSEVLLRMTGGNFLYEISKYTVILFLIIGVVLGGQVNKKAYPYIIYLLLLVPGVFVALSTLDYGTNVRTAITFNLSGPFCLGISALYCYGKKVTPRDLQKIVQAMLLPIIAMTTYLFLYSPSIKSILSGTGSNFAASGGFGPNQVATVLGLGVFLLAGKFFIQSKTLFYKILNIILVIAMGYRAIVTFSRGGVIVSIVMILALVIMFYINSSKKFKIKTIGYVIFLGGAIILTWFMSSVNTLGLIDKRYNNQDATGRIKEDASTGRAELFTYELNEFFENPILGVGVGKLKELRLQREGIEAATHNEMSRIIGEHGIFGVIAFSILLFTPLIFRFKKKQNIYFYSFYFFWFLTINHSSMRIAAPAFIYGLCLLNIYYEKKSPLHRKQISK, from the coding sequence ATGAATATTTTTAAATCATATAATTACTTAGTACTTATAGGTATACATATATGTATAGGTTTAGGTATTTATTTGGTTGATTCATTATCTAAAATATATTTCTTGGCAATTTTAGTATTAGGAATAATGAACATTTTTAATTCTAAACCGAAAAAGAAACATATATATGTATTAATGGCTTGTGCTTATATAGCTGGATCTGAGGTGCTTTTAAGAATGACAGGGGGTAATTTTTTATATGAAATTTCAAAATATACTGTAATTTTATTTTTGATAATTGGTGTTGTTTTAGGAGGTCAAGTAAATAAAAAAGCATATCCATATATTATTTATTTACTATTACTAGTACCTGGTGTTTTTGTTGCGTTATCTACTTTAGATTATGGAACTAATGTTAGAACTGCAATCACATTTAATTTAAGTGGACCATTTTGTTTAGGTATTTCGGCATTATATTGTTACGGAAAAAAAGTAACTCCTAGAGACTTACAAAAAATAGTTCAAGCTATGTTATTACCAATTATAGCGATGACAACATATTTATTTTTATACTCACCAAGTATTAAAAGTATATTATCTGGAACAGGATCTAATTTTGCAGCTTCAGGAGGATTTGGTCCTAATCAAGTCGCAACTGTTTTAGGGTTAGGTGTTTTTCTATTAGCAGGTAAATTTTTCATACAATCCAAAACCTTATTTTATAAAATATTAAATATCATTCTAGTAATAGCAATGGGCTATCGAGCAATTGTTACCTTTAGCAGAGGTGGTGTTATTGTGTCTATAGTGATGATTTTAGCTTTAGTGATTATGTTTTATATAAATAGCTCTAAAAAATTTAAAATTAAAACTATTGGTTATGTAATATTTCTAGGCGGTGCAATTATTTTGACTTGGTTTATGAGCTCTGTTAATACTTTAGGGTTAATAGATAAACGTTATAATAATCAAGATGCTACGGGTAGAATTAAAGAAGACGCATCTACAGGTAGAGCAGAATTATTTACTTATGAGTTAAATGAGTTTTTTGAAAACCCTATTTTGGGAGTAGGTGTAGGAAAGCTTAAAGAGCTAAGATTACAAAGAGAAGGTATTGAAGCAGCTACTCATAACGAAATGAGTAGAATTATAGGAGAGCATGGTATATTTGGAGTTATAGCATTTAGTATTTTATTATTTACTCCGTTAATATTCAGGTTTAAAAAGAAGCAAAATATTTATTTTTATTCTTTTTATTTTTTTTGGTTCCTTACAATAAATCATTCATCAATGCGTATAGCAGCTCCAGCATTTATTTATGGATTATGCTTATTAAATATATATTATGAAAAAAAATCTCCTTTACATAGGAAACAAATTAGTAAGTAA